A window of the Desulforapulum autotrophicum HRM2 genome harbors these coding sequences:
- a CDS encoding ATP-binding protein, whose protein sequence is MKRKEDFINDKRRISYLGATYNRIYRRQSVLIEGDYGVGKTRFLKLLQPKKLHAVWVESLFNIHETLASILKKLNYDTIATYRRTPQYLEMICSLSNCFILIDEANDLDPRVWPYLKRVIDAGVPIVFAGLPKVRTFLTREHPDILSRLKTLILYPIVVEDFIVEYKDIEQEAIEQIYMTTKGDMRKFREICTDCRDRAKELKYTFVDINLALEFLSDLPPQ, encoded by the coding sequence ATGAAACGAAAAGAAGATTTTATAAATGACAAACGCCGCATTTCTTATCTGGGGGCCACATATAACCGAATCTATCGTAGGCAGAGCGTCTTGATCGAGGGTGATTATGGCGTGGGTAAAACCCGTTTCTTGAAATTGCTGCAACCGAAAAAACTTCATGCCGTCTGGGTGGAGTCACTGTTCAACATACATGAAACCCTGGCATCGATTTTAAAGAAGCTAAATTACGACACAATCGCCACCTACCGGCGAACCCCTCAATATTTGGAAATGATATGCAGTCTGTCCAACTGCTTTATTTTAATCGACGAGGCAAACGATCTTGATCCCCGGGTCTGGCCCTACCTCAAAAGGGTTATCGATGCCGGTGTTCCCATTGTATTTGCAGGATTACCAAAGGTGAGGACCTTTTTAACCCGCGAGCATCCAGACATCCTCAGCCGCTTGAAAACGCTTATTCTATACCCGATTGTGGTAGAAGATTTCATTGTCGAGTACAAGGATATTGAACAGGAGGCCATTGAACAGATTTATATGACGACCAAAGGCGATATGAGAAAATTCAGAGAAATTTGTACAGACTGCAGGGACAGAGCAAAGGAGTTGAAATACACCTTTGTTGACATCAATCTTGCCTTGGAATTTCTCTCTGATCTTCCTCCTCAATAA
- a CDS encoding tetratricopeptide repeat protein produces MDRQIFKLGIMVFLIFFVFSGCTSDSQKIENYLSEGNAYFQEGEYGKAKIQYLNAIQLDPKSVKAHRLLGKAVSRIGDPKEIFRTYLRLEEVDPENIEAKLRLASITLLAGQVTETQKRVDFVLETDTDNIEALYLQAGILARQNKGIEHTKLLYEKILDIDSRQIPALLVLSKIYIAEKKWDAAQKALKTAIDFDPDNMALQKSLYLLYVDKNDLESAEGMLKIIRDKNPEDPEAYLMLGKFYSGRKENRKAEQAFLSAIEKDPENLNAHLMLARFYTHIGKNSQAEKFIRKALLIDPENFEAKMAYSEFLFAHNKNEQAEKIIDEVLKDRPKFLTALTVKGKILISKKEFKPAIEIFQSLLNEEPDSSDINFLLGTAMFETGKIERALPYLSKALERKPSFHQARFLRAQIYFRDMDFFSAKTETEKIINALPNHYPAHLLLGNIHMAQKHEPEAETIFTKLITLAPDNPSAYYRMGVLRKLQKEKIEALQYFNTILEINPGRMDAFGQIISIYVTDQQDAIAIKTCLSHLKKLDAAIHKSIVHTILGQLYQSNNKTDLAEEAYKKAIKENPAYIPSYTALAAMYKAQGKINDSIEQYEALIGENPGHASSHNLLGQLYEGRQQYDLAENHYKKALEINHQFLPAMNNLAFYYAEHDKNLNTALQLARNAKEKANDSTAIMDTLGWVYYKKRIYDSALAEFKVCVEQSPDNPVYQYHFGLASYKKGDYLKAEAALKKALELQADFDGAENARNVLSLL; encoded by the coding sequence ATGGATCGTCAGATTTTTAAATTGGGCATCATGGTCTTTTTGATTTTTTTTGTGTTTTCAGGCTGTACATCTGATTCTCAAAAGATAGAAAATTACCTTTCAGAGGGAAATGCCTATTTCCAGGAAGGCGAATATGGAAAGGCAAAAATTCAATATCTGAACGCTATCCAGCTGGATCCAAAATCTGTGAAGGCGCACAGACTTTTAGGAAAAGCTGTTTCAAGAATAGGTGATCCAAAAGAAATTTTCAGAACGTATTTAAGGCTTGAAGAAGTTGACCCGGAAAATATTGAAGCCAAGCTTCGCCTTGCATCCATAACCCTTCTGGCAGGGCAGGTCACTGAAACTCAGAAACGGGTGGATTTTGTACTTGAAACGGATACTGATAACATTGAAGCGTTATATCTGCAGGCCGGGATACTTGCCAGGCAAAATAAAGGCATTGAGCACACAAAATTATTGTATGAAAAAATTTTAGACATCGACTCCAGACAAATCCCGGCTCTTCTAGTTCTGTCTAAAATTTATATTGCAGAAAAAAAATGGGATGCTGCCCAAAAGGCATTAAAGACAGCCATTGACTTTGATCCAGATAACATGGCGCTGCAAAAATCCTTATATCTTTTGTATGTTGACAAAAACGACCTTGAATCTGCGGAAGGCATGCTGAAAATCATCCGGGATAAAAATCCGGAAGACCCTGAGGCCTATCTTATGCTGGGCAAATTCTATTCGGGCAGGAAAGAAAATCGCAAGGCAGAACAGGCATTTCTTTCGGCCATTGAAAAAGATCCTGAAAATTTGAACGCCCATCTGATGCTTGCCAGGTTTTATACGCATATCGGAAAAAATTCCCAGGCTGAAAAGTTTATCCGGAAGGCCCTCTTGATCGATCCTGAAAATTTTGAAGCAAAAATGGCTTATTCTGAATTTCTGTTCGCCCATAACAAGAACGAACAGGCAGAAAAAATTATTGATGAGGTGTTGAAAGATCGGCCGAAATTCCTAACGGCCCTGACGGTCAAGGGCAAAATACTGATATCGAAAAAAGAATTTAAACCGGCCATTGAAATTTTCCAGAGCCTTTTGAACGAAGAGCCTGATTCATCGGATATAAATTTTCTTTTGGGAACGGCAATGTTTGAAACCGGAAAGATAGAAAGAGCACTGCCCTATTTGTCAAAAGCGCTTGAACGGAAACCTTCTTTTCATCAGGCCAGGTTTTTAAGAGCGCAGATTTATTTTCGCGATATGGATTTTTTCAGCGCCAAGACTGAAACGGAAAAAATTATCAACGCCCTGCCGAACCATTATCCGGCACATCTGCTGCTGGGAAATATCCACATGGCGCAAAAGCATGAGCCGGAAGCCGAAACCATTTTTACAAAATTGATAACACTTGCACCGGACAATCCCTCTGCATACTATCGCATGGGTGTTTTAAGAAAGCTACAAAAGGAAAAAATTGAAGCGCTTCAATATTTTAATACAATTCTTGAGATCAATCCAGGCCGGATGGATGCGTTTGGTCAGATTATCTCGATTTATGTTACAGATCAACAAGACGCCATTGCAATTAAAACGTGTCTATCCCATCTGAAGAAATTAGATGCGGCCATACATAAATCAATTGTTCATACTATCCTGGGGCAACTCTATCAATCAAACAACAAAACCGACCTCGCTGAGGAAGCCTATAAGAAAGCTATAAAAGAAAATCCAGCATACATCCCATCTTACACAGCACTGGCTGCCATGTACAAGGCCCAGGGAAAGATAAATGATTCAATCGAGCAATATGAGGCATTGATCGGGGAAAATCCCGGTCATGCATCCAGTCATAACCTTCTGGGACAGCTTTATGAAGGTAGGCAGCAATATGATTTGGCTGAAAATCATTATAAAAAAGCGTTGGAAATTAATCATCAGTTTCTTCCGGCCATGAACAATCTTGCTTTTTATTACGCAGAGCATGATAAAAACCTTAATACGGCCCTCCAACTTGCCCGTAATGCAAAAGAAAAGGCTAACGATTCAACGGCAATAATGGATACTTTGGGCTGGGTATACTATAAAAAAAGGATTTATGATAGTGCACTTGCAGAATTTAAAGTCTGTGTTGAACAATCACCGGACAACCCTGTTTATCAATATCATTTTGGCCTTGCATCCTATAAAAAGGGAGACTATCTGAAGGCTGAAGCCGCTTTGAAAAAAGCCCTGGAACTCCAGGCAGATTTTGATGGGGCTGAAAATGCCAGAAATGTGCTGTCACTGCTATGA